From the genome of Streptacidiphilus rugosus AM-16, one region includes:
- a CDS encoding helix-turn-helix transcriptional regulator — protein MLPTVERISVSPVFIGRGSQMATLTDALQRAEQGQPQVLLIGGEAGVGKTRLLEEFQCAAGARGVPVVVGGCLEVGAEGLPYAPFATILRRLHRALGSRLEAAAVGRESSLARLLPDMGEALPEAHDEYARARLFEHTAQLFEQLTADRTLVLAVEDLHWSDRSTRELFAYLIRTLHRARLVLLATYRSDDLHRRHPVRPYLAELERLRTVQRMELPRLEQREVARQVAGILSPARPSADLVQKIFKRSEGNPFFVEELAVSHQQGCSTGLTDTLRDLLLVRIEGLPEDTQTLLRILAQGGSRVEHGLLAAVLDAIGTLDEDEQIDALRTAVGANIIQQTSDGDGYRFRHALVREAVSDDLMPGEITRINRRYALVLEADPMLVSADQRSARLAGYWYCAHDAARAVPAVLHAGREARRRNAFAEQLRMLDRALELWDDVPDEVKAGLRDYDHADESYPACSCEPGSCDGCDGDCGAVQLIDLLAEATVAARLSGETDLGLRYTKRALRLIDESRSPERAAWFRLARARALSYDVGAEPEGLEHALGLLEGRKPSAVLAELLHRQACDGMLGVPKREHLEMACRAAEIAEQVGATSLRLHARLTLGMLHCAFGELESGAALLGELLEQAEASGDVDLRSRVYTNLSSHHELHGRSRKAVEVARAGLAMIRANGMTGYSGTIILGNLAEPLISLGELDEAAQLLAEEPNWTGQRAHRDFMERLRGEIALLRGDIATATEHLAECRRVGLLWQPQKIVPTALLGLRIAAAQGRYAEARAELLAVLDGTRAEGHDRVWWSLLAAGAAVEADARHLPTMAPGRAEVLSRIRAAATGLTTELPLLAGWSAVLDAELARAEGVATSEQWRRAADALATLECPYPRDLAWYRLAESLAADGDRAAASEAAREAETLALRQGDQLLLQEIRLLADRARLSLSEGGPAAAAADDNDDSFHLTPREQDVLKLLALGRTNRQIAEELFISPKTASVHVSNILAKLDVTGRGEAAAVAHRLRLVATS, from the coding sequence ATGCTGCCCACCGTGGAGCGGATATCGGTAAGTCCTGTGTTCATCGGACGTGGTTCGCAGATGGCGACCCTCACCGACGCGCTGCAGCGCGCGGAGCAGGGCCAGCCTCAGGTCCTGCTCATCGGGGGCGAGGCGGGGGTCGGCAAGACCAGGCTGCTGGAGGAGTTCCAGTGCGCGGCCGGGGCTCGGGGGGTTCCGGTCGTGGTCGGGGGATGCCTGGAGGTGGGTGCGGAGGGCTTGCCCTACGCACCGTTCGCCACCATTCTGCGGCGGCTGCACCGAGCGTTGGGAAGCCGGCTCGAGGCAGCCGCCGTGGGACGGGAGAGCAGCCTGGCCCGGCTGCTGCCGGACATGGGCGAGGCGCTGCCCGAGGCCCACGACGAGTACGCCCGCGCGCGGCTCTTCGAGCACACCGCCCAGCTCTTCGAGCAGTTGACGGCGGATCGGACCCTGGTCCTGGCCGTCGAGGACCTGCACTGGTCCGACCGCTCCACCAGGGAGCTCTTCGCCTACCTGATCCGCACCCTGCACCGGGCCAGGCTCGTGCTGCTGGCCACCTACCGCAGCGACGACCTGCACCGCCGCCACCCGGTCCGCCCCTACCTGGCCGAACTCGAGCGGCTGCGCACCGTGCAGCGGATGGAACTGCCGCGCCTCGAGCAGCGCGAGGTGGCCCGCCAGGTGGCCGGCATCCTCAGCCCGGCCCGGCCCAGCGCCGACCTGGTCCAGAAGATCTTCAAGCGTTCCGAGGGCAACCCCTTCTTCGTGGAGGAGCTCGCCGTCTCGCACCAGCAGGGCTGCAGCACCGGACTCACCGACACGCTGCGCGATCTGCTGCTGGTCCGCATCGAGGGCCTCCCCGAGGACACCCAGACCCTGCTGCGGATCCTCGCCCAGGGCGGCTCCCGCGTCGAGCACGGGCTGCTGGCCGCCGTCCTCGACGCGATCGGCACCCTCGACGAGGACGAGCAGATCGACGCGCTGCGCACCGCCGTCGGCGCCAACATCATCCAGCAGACCTCCGACGGCGACGGCTACCGCTTCCGGCACGCGCTGGTCCGCGAGGCGGTCAGCGACGACCTGATGCCCGGTGAGATCACCCGGATCAACCGCCGCTACGCGCTGGTCCTCGAGGCGGACCCGATGCTGGTCTCCGCCGACCAGCGCTCCGCCCGCCTGGCCGGCTACTGGTACTGCGCCCACGACGCCGCCCGCGCCGTCCCCGCCGTGCTGCACGCCGGGCGTGAGGCCCGTCGCCGCAACGCCTTCGCCGAGCAACTGCGGATGCTGGACCGCGCCCTGGAGCTCTGGGACGACGTCCCCGACGAGGTCAAGGCCGGCCTCCGCGACTACGACCACGCCGACGAGAGCTATCCGGCCTGCTCCTGCGAGCCCGGCAGCTGTGACGGCTGCGACGGCGACTGCGGCGCGGTCCAGCTGATCGACCTGCTCGCCGAGGCCACCGTGGCGGCCCGGCTCAGCGGTGAGACCGACCTGGGCCTGCGGTACACCAAGCGCGCGCTGCGCCTCATCGACGAGTCGAGGTCACCCGAGCGCGCCGCCTGGTTCAGGCTGGCCCGCGCCCGCGCGCTCAGCTACGACGTCGGCGCCGAGCCTGAGGGCCTCGAACACGCGCTGGGCCTGCTGGAGGGCAGGAAGCCTTCGGCGGTCCTGGCCGAACTGCTGCACCGCCAGGCCTGCGACGGAATGCTCGGCGTCCCGAAGCGCGAGCACCTGGAGATGGCCTGCCGCGCGGCGGAGATCGCCGAGCAGGTCGGCGCGACCTCGCTGCGGCTGCACGCACGGCTGACCCTGGGCATGCTGCACTGCGCCTTCGGCGAGCTGGAGAGCGGCGCCGCGCTGCTCGGCGAACTGCTGGAGCAGGCGGAGGCCTCGGGCGACGTGGACCTGCGTTCCCGCGTCTACACCAACCTGTCCAGCCATCACGAGCTGCACGGCCGCTCCCGGAAGGCGGTGGAGGTGGCCCGCGCGGGCCTGGCCATGATCCGCGCGAACGGCATGACCGGCTACTCGGGCACGATCATCCTCGGCAACCTCGCCGAGCCGCTGATCTCGCTCGGCGAGCTCGACGAGGCCGCCCAGCTCCTCGCCGAGGAGCCCAACTGGACCGGCCAACGGGCGCACCGCGACTTCATGGAGCGGCTCCGCGGCGAGATCGCGCTGCTGCGCGGCGACATCGCCACCGCGACCGAGCATCTGGCGGAGTGCCGCAGGGTCGGTCTGCTGTGGCAGCCGCAGAAGATCGTCCCGACGGCGCTGCTGGGCCTGCGGATCGCGGCCGCGCAGGGCCGCTACGCGGAGGCGCGTGCGGAGCTGCTGGCCGTCCTGGACGGCACGCGGGCCGAGGGCCACGACCGCGTCTGGTGGTCGCTGCTGGCCGCCGGTGCGGCGGTCGAGGCGGACGCCCGCCACCTCCCGACGATGGCGCCGGGCCGCGCCGAGGTGCTGAGCCGCATCCGTGCGGCGGCGACCGGCCTCACCACGGAGCTCCCGCTGCTGGCCGGCTGGTCGGCGGTCCTCGACGCGGAGCTCGCCCGCGCGGAGGGCGTGGCCACGTCGGAGCAGTGGCGGCGCGCGGCGGACGCGCTGGCCACGCTGGAGTGTCCCTACCCGCGCGACCTGGCCTGGTACCGCCTGGCCGAGTCCCTCGCCGCGGACGGCGACCGCGCGGCGGCCAGCGAGGCCGCCCGCGAGGCGGAGACGCTGGCGCTGCGCCAGGGCGACCAGCTGCTCCTCCAGGAGATCCGCCTGCTGGCGGACCGCGCCCGCCTCTCCCTCTCCGAGGGCGGCCCGGCCGCGGCGGCGGCCGACGACAACGACGACTCCTTCCACCTCACCCCCCGCGAACAGGACGTCCTCAAGCTGCTCGCCCTGGGCCGCACGAACCGCCAGATCGCGGAGGAGCTCTTCATCTCCCCGAAGACGGCGAGCGTCCACGTCTCCAACATCCTCGCCAAACTCGACGTCACCGGCCGCGGCGAGGCCGCCGCGGTCGCCCACCGCCTCCGCCTGGTGGCGACGTCCTGA